The genome window CATGTTCGCCGGCATGACGACGACCCAGGCCAACCCTGCCGTCATCGAAGAACTGAAGCAGCGGGGCCTCTTGATCCGGGCCGGCAAGATCAAGCACCAGTACCCCCACTGCTGGCGCTGCAAACACCCCATCCTCTTCCGGGCCACGGAGCAGTGGTTCGCCTCCATCGACGGCTTCCGCAAGCAGGCCTTGGAAGCGATCGACAATGTGCGCTGGATCCCGGCCTGGGGCCGCGACCGCATCTACAACATGGTCGCCGATCGGGGCGACTGGTGCATCTCGCGCCAGCGCACCTGGGGCGTGCCGATCCCCATCTTCTACTGCGCTGACTGCGGCAAGGAGATCATTAACGACGAGACGATCAGCCATGTGCAGAACCTCTTCCGCGAGCACGGCTCTGACGTCTGGTTCGCCCGTGAGGCCGACGAACTCGTCCCGCCGGGCTTGACCTGCGGCCACTGCGGCCATGGCAAGTTCCGCAAAGAGACGGACATCATGGATGTCTGGTTTGACTCCGGCTCGTCCCATGCGGCCGTGCTGGAGACGCACAAGGACCTGCATTTCCCCGCCGACCTCTACCTGGAAGGCTCGGACCAGCACCGGGGCTGGTTCAACTCGTCCCTCTCCACGTCGGTGGCCACCAAAGGGACGGCGCCCTACAAGGCCGTCCTCACCCACGGCTTCCTCGTCGACGAGCAGGGTCGCAAGATGTCCAAATCCCTTGGCAACGGCGTCGAGCCCCAGGACGTGATCAAAGACATGGGCGCCGACATCCTGCGCCTCTGGGTCGCCTCCGTCGACTACCGGACTGATGTAGCCGCCTCGCCGAACATCATGCGCCAGACGGCCGACGGTTACCGCAAGATCCGCAACACCTTCCGCTACTTCCTGGGCAACCTCTACGACTTCGACCCGAAGGCGGATGCCGTGGCCTACGAAGATATGACCGAACTGGACCGCTGGGCTATGATGCTGCTGCACAAATTGATCCAGCGCGTCAGTGCCGCTTGCCGCAACTATGAGTTCCATGTGGTCTACCACGCCGTTCACAACTTCTGCGCCGTCGACATGAGCGCCATCTACCTCGATATCATCAAAGACCGCCTTTACGCCTCGCCGGCCAAGTCGCAGGCGCGCCGGTCGGCCCAGACGGTCCTCTACCATACGGCTGACGCCCTCGTGCGGATGCTGGCCCCCTTTATCAGCTTCACCGCCGAAGAAGTCTGGGGCTACCTGCCCGGCGCCAAGGAACGGGCCAAGACAGTCCAGACGGCCGGTTGGCCGGAAGCCGACAGCCGCTACATCGACGCCGCTCTGGCCGACAAGCTGGAGCGACTCCTCGATATCCGCGCCGTCGTCTCGAAAGCCCTCGAAACGGCCCGCCAGGCCAAGGTCATCGGCCATTCCCTGGAAGCCCAGGTGCGGTTGTACGTCGACGCCGACCTACGTAGCTTCCTGGAAGGGGAAGACCTGGCCACCTTCTTCATCGTTTCCTCGGTCGAACTGGCTGGCGCGCCTGATGCGGCGCCTGCCGGAGCCTTCCGTGAGGCCGACGTGGCCGGATTGGCCGTCGAGGTCGTCAAAGCGCCTGGCCAGAAGTGCGAGCGCTGCTGGATTTACAGCGAAGAGGTGGGCGCTTCGGAAGAACGTCCGACCATCTGCTCGCGCTGCGCCGCTGCGTTGGAAGGGTAAATTCCACAAGCTACCGCCCCGGTGAACTCATAGCGACTGCCCGCCCCCGGTCATCCTACAGGATGGAGGATGATGACAGAAGGGGCTGAGGCCTTTGTTCGATGCAGCAAAAAAAGAGGTCACCGTGGGCGTCTCCAACCGGCACCTGCACTTGTCTGAGGCGGACCTGGTCCGGCTCTTCGGCGAAGGATACCAGCCCGAACGGATGAAAGATCTGTCCCAGCCGGGGCAATACGCCGCCCGAGAAACATTGACCCTGATGGGGCCCAAGGGACTGATCGAGGGCGTTCGATTGCTCATGCCGCTGCGCAAACAGTCCCAGGTTGAGGTGTCGGTGACGGACTGCTATAAACTGGGGATCCCGCCCGTCATCCGCGACTCAGGCGATCTGGCCGAGACGCCGGGGATCACCCTGGTGGGGCCGCAAGGGCAGGTGTCCCTCAAGGAAGGGGCCATCGTGGCGGCCCGCCACATCCACTTCAGCACCGGCGAGGCGGCGCGATTGGGCCTGAAAGACAAAGACCGCATCGCCGTTGAGGTGGGCGGCTCCCGGGGGTTGCGCTTCGACCATGTGTTGATCCGCGTCCACGAAACCTTTGCCGCCGAGATGCACGTGGACACTGACGAGGCCAACGCGGCGGTGATCAAGAACGGGCAGATCGTCAAAATGCTGATTTAAAATCGGTTAGTGCCAAAATGGGCAGTGCCGGATAGCGGCGGTGAAAGAGATGCTTCTTTCACGCCGCTATTCGCAATTCGACAAAAATAGACATTAGGCAGGAGATGACGGCGCCGCCCCGAATAATAAGGAAATACCTCGAAATGGGTATTCCCGGGGGCGGCGCCCCTGATTTGCAAGGAGTGGAAAAATCATGCCAGAGAAAAAGGACAACCGTGTCATCGTCACGGTCATCGGCGCGGACCGGGTGGGGATCATCGCCAGCGTCGCCACCATCATCGCCGACGCCGGCGCGAATATCCTCGATATCAGCCAGACGATCCTGCAAGGCGAATTTTTCACGATGATCATGGTCATCGACATGAACGACGCCAAAGCCAGCTTTGAACAACTCCGCAAGTCGCTCGAAGAGAAGGGCAAGGAACTGGGCGTCCAGATCATGGCCCAACATGAGGATATCTTCAAATTCATGCATCGCATCTGATTTTTTTATTTAACCGGTCGGGAGGGTTTTGCTCATGCCCCTTTCCATATCACCCCAGGAAATTATGGAGACGATCCGCATGGTCCAGATGGAGAATCTGGACATCCGCACCATCACCATGGGGATCTCCCTGCGTGACTGTTGCCGCACCGATGCGGCGTCGACGGCCAAGGCTGTCTATGACAAGGTGACTCGCATGGCCGGCGACCTGGTTAAGACCGGGGAAGAGATCGAAGGCCGCTACGGCATTCCCATCATCAACAAGCGCATCTCCGTCACCCCCATCTCCTTGATCGCAGAGAGCATGGGCCTGGACGGGTATGTCACTGTTGCCAAAGCCCTCGATGATGCTGCCAAGACGGTGGGTGTGAACTTCATCGGCGGCTACTCTGCCCTCGTTCATAAGGGAATGACCCCTGGCGACCGGGCGCTGATCGAGTCGCTCCCGGAAGCCTTGGCCGTCACCGAGCGCGTCTGCGCCTCGATCAACATCGCCACCACCAAGGCCGGCATCAACATGGATGCGGTGGCGCTCATGGGCCGCATCGTCAAGGCTACCGCCGAGGCGACGGCCGACCGAGACGGTCTGGGCTGCGCCAAGTTGGTCGTCTTCTGCAACGTCCCTGAGGACAACCCCTTCATGGCGGGCGCATTCCACGGCGTCGGCGAACCGGAGTGTGTCATCAACGTGGGTGTCAGCGGCCCCGGCGTCGTCTTGAACGCCGTCCGCAAAAAGCCGGGCTGTGACTTCGGCGAATTGGCCACGATCATCAAGCAGACGGCCTTCAAGATCACCCGCATGGGAGAACTGGTCGGCCGGGCGGCTTCGGAACGGCTCGGCGTGCCCTTCGGCATCGTCGACCTCTCCCTGGCGCCGACGCCGGCCATCGGCGACAGCGTCGCCGACATCCTAGAAGCGATGGGGCTGGAGCGCTGCGGCACCCACGGCACGACGGCCGCCCTGGCCTTGTTGAACGACGCCGTGAAAAAGGGCGGCGCCATGGCCTCCTCCTACGTGGGCGGCTTGTCGGGCGCCTTCATCCCTGTCAGCGAAGATGCCGGTATGATCGCCGCCGTCGAGGCGGGTGCGCTGACCCTGGACAAGCTCGAAGCGATGACCTGTGTCTGCTCTGTCGGCCTCGACATGATCGCCGTCCCCGGCGACACGCCGGCCGAGACGATCTCGGCCATCATCGCCGACGAAGCGGCCATCGGCATGATCAACCGCAAGACGACAGCCGTCCGCATCATCCCTGTGCCCGGCAAAAAGGTGGGCGACCATGTGGAGTTCGGCGGACTCCTCGGCCACGCGCCGGTCATGCCGGTTCACGGCTTCAGCGCCGCTTCCTTTGTGGCGAGGGGCGGGAGGATTCCGGCGCCGTTGCAGGCGTTGAACAACTAAAGTGTATTCTCCATAAATTCCTAATTCTGAGATCGCTAATTCCAATTAACTTAGCTGGCTGCCTTTCAACGAGAGAGGCAGCTTTTTTATTTCTGGACTGGTCGTTATGCACCCCATGTAGCTTCCTTTTGCTCAGTAGCCCAAATTTTTTGGAGATTTTTCAATACCGGGCTGGAAGAGCGAGAGGTTTTAAGCTTATTAGCAATGACCTGTTAAAAAAACCCGGTATACGGTCTTGTTACGCTGGCAATCTGGGTCGGACTAAACTTTTTAATGAAATCACTCCC of Heliomicrobium undosum contains these proteins:
- the ileS gene encoding isoleucine--tRNA ligase; this encodes MRANLPKREPDIVKFWEEIDLYQEVAKANAGKPKFILHDGPPYANGEIHLGHTLNKVLKDFIVKFHSMDGYDAPYVPGWDTHGLPIEQQAIKALGLNRHAVSTVEFRRRCQEYALKYVDIQRKGFKRLGVRGDWENPYITLKPDFEAAQIGVFGEMAKKGYIYKGLKPVYWCASCETALAEAEVEYADKESPSIYVKFPVKDSKGLFDVKDAYVVIWTTTPWTLPANVAITLHPEFTYVLVRFGGDRLIVAKELLAKFMADTGLEGGQVEQEFTGKDLERLVCQHPFFERDSLLILGEHVTLEQGTGCVHTAPGHGVEDFQVGKVYGLEVISPVDNRGKFTAEGGMFAGMTTTQANPAVIEELKQRGLLIRAGKIKHQYPHCWRCKHPILFRATEQWFASIDGFRKQALEAIDNVRWIPAWGRDRIYNMVADRGDWCISRQRTWGVPIPIFYCADCGKEIINDETISHVQNLFREHGSDVWFAREADELVPPGLTCGHCGHGKFRKETDIMDVWFDSGSSHAAVLETHKDLHFPADLYLEGSDQHRGWFNSSLSTSVATKGTAPYKAVLTHGFLVDEQGRKMSKSLGNGVEPQDVIKDMGADILRLWVASVDYRTDVAASPNIMRQTADGYRKIRNTFRYFLGNLYDFDPKADAVAYEDMTELDRWAMMLLHKLIQRVSAACRNYEFHVVYHAVHNFCAVDMSAIYLDIIKDRLYASPAKSQARRSAQTVLYHTADALVRMLAPFISFTAEEVWGYLPGAKERAKTVQTAGWPEADSRYIDAALADKLERLLDIRAVVSKALETARQAKVIGHSLEAQVRLYVDADLRSFLEGEDLATFFIVSSVELAGAPDAAPAGAFREADVAGLAVEVVKAPGQKCERCWIYSEEVGASEERPTICSRCAAALEG
- a CDS encoding phosphate propanoyltransferase; amino-acid sequence: MFDAAKKEVTVGVSNRHLHLSEADLVRLFGEGYQPERMKDLSQPGQYAARETLTLMGPKGLIEGVRLLMPLRKQSQVEVSVTDCYKLGIPPVIRDSGDLAETPGITLVGPQGQVSLKEGAIVAARHIHFSTGEAARLGLKDKDRIAVEVGGSRGLRFDHVLIRVHETFAAEMHVDTDEANAAVIKNGQIVKMLI
- a CDS encoding ACT domain-containing protein; the encoded protein is MPEKKDNRVIVTVIGADRVGIIASVATIIADAGANILDISQTILQGEFFTMIMVIDMNDAKASFEQLRKSLEEKGKELGVQIMAQHEDIFKFMHRI
- a CDS encoding PFL family protein yields the protein MPLSISPQEIMETIRMVQMENLDIRTITMGISLRDCCRTDAASTAKAVYDKVTRMAGDLVKTGEEIEGRYGIPIINKRISVTPISLIAESMGLDGYVTVAKALDDAAKTVGVNFIGGYSALVHKGMTPGDRALIESLPEALAVTERVCASINIATTKAGINMDAVALMGRIVKATAEATADRDGLGCAKLVVFCNVPEDNPFMAGAFHGVGEPECVINVGVSGPGVVLNAVRKKPGCDFGELATIIKQTAFKITRMGELVGRAASERLGVPFGIVDLSLAPTPAIGDSVADILEAMGLERCGTHGTTAALALLNDAVKKGGAMASSYVGGLSGAFIPVSEDAGMIAAVEAGALTLDKLEAMTCVCSVGLDMIAVPGDTPAETISAIIADEAAIGMINRKTTAVRIIPVPGKKVGDHVEFGGLLGHAPVMPVHGFSAASFVARGGRIPAPLQALNN